TACGATAACATCTTCATTGAGAGGCTGTGGCGCAGTGTCAAGTACGAAGAAGTGTATCTGCATGATTATCAGGATGGATTTGAAGCCTATCGGCGACTAAGTCAGTATTTTGAGTTCTACAACCAGGAGAGACCACACCAGGCGCTCAATTATCGGACACCAGTGGAGATGTATTCCAGCGGATTCGGCTCTGAAGTAAAAGCAGATTATCTGAAAAAAGCACAATGAAAAATTG
The Candidatus Marinimicrobia bacterium CG08_land_8_20_14_0_20_45_22 genome window above contains:
- a CDS encoding IS3 family transposase is translated as KGHPAVFNTDQGSQLSAVAFTNVLNDHNIQISMDGRGRVYDNIFIERLWRSVKYEEVYLHDYQDGFEAYRRLSQYFEFYNQERPHQALNYRTPVEMYSSGFGSEVKADYLKKAQ